The DNA sequence ATGAAGGGTTTCAAGGCAGTGGCGGATAGTTTGAGCGTTCAGGCATCGCATGATGATGCGCGTCTGGAATCGGCGTGGGATGCGATCCGCGCCGGGCTTCGCCGCGACATCGGCCCGCGCATGTTCGATCAGTGGCTGAAGGCCGCCCGGCTGGGCGACTATTGCCCCGAATCCCAGACGCTGGACCTGCTGTTCGCCTCCGACTTCACGGCCAATTTCGTCTCGGGTCATTTTGGTGACCGCCTTTGCATGGCTTGGCGCTGCGCTGGCGTGGGCGTTCGCGAGGTGAGGCTCCGCCGCGCGCCTAACGCCATCGGCCCGCGCCTGCTCGAAGCCGCACCGGTGGAGGACACCGCCGTTGTTGTTGATCCGGTCGCCCTTGATGCCGCCCCCGCCTGCAATTTCCAGCCGCGCCACAGCTTTGCCGATTTCGTAACCGGCGAATCCAACCATCTCGCCTTTTCCGCGGCGCAGGCGATCGCGGCAGAGGCGCAGCCCCGCTTCAGCCCGCTTTTCATCCATGGCAGCACGGGACAGGGCAAAACGCACCTGCTCCACGCCATCGCCCAGGACTTCTCCACCCATTCACCGGCCGCGCCTGTGCTCTACATGTCGGCGGAACGGTTCATGATGGAGTTCGTGAACGCGATGCGCGCGAACGAGACCATGATGTTCAAGGCGCGCCTGCGCGCCGCCCGCCTGCTGCTGATCGACGATATCCAGTTCATCGCGGGCAAGGGCTCGACGCAGGAGGAATTTCTCCACACTATCAATGACTTGATTGACTCTGGCGCCCGCATCGTCGTGACCGCCGACCGCGCGCCCCAACTGCTCGATTCGATCGACGCCCGGATCCTGTCCCGTCTCGCTGGCGGCCTGGTCGCGGACATCCGCCCGGCCGACCTTGACCTCCGCCTCTCCATCCTGGAAGCCAAACGCGCCATCGCCGGCGACCCGCCGGTCCCTGACGCGGTCGTCGATTTCCTGGCGCGTTCAATTCGCTCAAACATTCGTGAGTTAGAAGGCGCTTTCAACAAACTGATCGCCTACGGCCAACTCACCGGCCGCTCCGTCGATCTGGAATTTGCCCAAAGCATGCTCGCCGACGCCGTGCGCGCCAACGCGCGTCGCATCACGGTAGACGAGATCCAGAAGGTCTGCGCGGCCCACTACAAGATCGACGCTTCGGAGATGCGGTCCAAGCGCCGCGCTCGCGCTGTTGCAAGACCCCGTCAGGTGGCCATGTATCTTGCCAAGAAGATGACGCCCCGGTCGCTGCCCGAAATCGGACGCATTTTCGGTGGCCGCGATCATAGCACCGTCATCCACGCCGTGCGCACGATCGAGGAACTGCGGCAGACGAACG is a window from the Sphingobium sp. Cam5-1 genome containing:
- the dnaA gene encoding chromosomal replication initiator protein DnaA codes for the protein MKGFKAVADSLSVQASHDDARLESAWDAIRAGLRRDIGPRMFDQWLKAARLGDYCPESQTLDLLFASDFTANFVSGHFGDRLCMAWRCAGVGVREVRLRRAPNAIGPRLLEAAPVEDTAVVVDPVALDAAPACNFQPRHSFADFVTGESNHLAFSAAQAIAAEAQPRFSPLFIHGSTGQGKTHLLHAIAQDFSTHSPAAPVLYMSAERFMMEFVNAMRANETMMFKARLRAARLLLIDDIQFIAGKGSTQEEFLHTINDLIDSGARIVVTADRAPQLLDSIDARILSRLAGGLVADIRPADLDLRLSILEAKRAIAGDPPVPDAVVDFLARSIRSNIRELEGAFNKLIAYGQLTGRSVDLEFAQSMLADAVRANARRITVDEIQKVCAAHYKIDASEMRSKRRARAVARPRQVAMYLAKKMTPRSLPEIGRIFGGRDHSTVIHAVRTIEELRQTNADIDADVRTLLRQLEN